In Candidatus Acidiferrales bacterium, a single genomic region encodes these proteins:
- a CDS encoding tetratricopeptide repeat protein, protein MNNRFWRGRLAWAMLAIFIWLPLASAQDDDPAPLRELPPATSYTQPDPAKRAEAYYHFTLAHVYEELYEITNQSAYATQAIEEYKKALALDPGAPSIAVRLADIYARSQRIRDAVLEAQEILKRDPDNLAAHKLLARIYVRTLGNTEAGSASPETLRRAIEQYEAIVRIDGDDRDAMISLARLYGLSNQTEKAEAILKKVLGLDPTSEQALQQLSAIYIEQKRYDDAVKLLKEAAPQADSPLIYAALGRAYEQMKDTARAVEAFEKAIEADPANAEYRRSLGQLYLEEEKLDLALAQYQAALKVEPEDPQAYLRLSQIYRAQKKFDLAASALQQAKTLAPDSLEVLYNEASLEEDQGQFEKAILRLTELVASERNRVQRGGGGKDRLVLLLERLGFLYRQVEDYATAIHTFREAVAIAEGEEAVRARNLLADTLRLDRQIDQAVAEAQAAAAKFSDNRATAIMVGTLLGERGDTDQAVAELRKLLKGDATDREIHLSMGQVLERGKRYAEAEEAVRAAEKLAAKPQDQEYVFFLLGAIYERSKKYDLAEESFKKVLAINSKSAGTLNYLGYSWADRGVRLQEALSLIQKAVELEPFNGAYLDSLGWVYFRLHRLDLAEEYLRRAAARISRDPTIHVHLGDVYFKTGRMELAQREWERATEEWRRSLRPDFDAEEYARTDKKLTDLKHLLAKKRQVDVKKKPD, encoded by the coding sequence ATGAACAATCGGTTCTGGCGAGGCCGGCTGGCGTGGGCCATGCTGGCCATTTTTATCTGGCTGCCGCTCGCCTCGGCGCAGGACGACGACCCCGCGCCTTTGAGAGAGCTTCCCCCGGCCACGAGCTACACGCAGCCTGACCCGGCCAAGCGCGCCGAGGCCTACTACCACTTTACGCTCGCCCACGTTTACGAAGAGCTCTACGAGATTACCAATCAGTCTGCCTACGCCACCCAGGCCATCGAGGAGTACAAGAAGGCACTCGCGCTCGATCCCGGCGCCCCCAGCATTGCGGTCAGGCTGGCGGACATCTATGCCCGCTCGCAACGTATCCGCGATGCCGTCCTCGAAGCGCAGGAGATCCTGAAGCGGGATCCGGACAATCTTGCCGCCCACAAGCTGCTGGCCCGGATTTATGTCCGCACCCTGGGCAACACCGAGGCCGGCTCGGCCTCGCCCGAAACACTGCGTCGCGCCATTGAGCAATATGAGGCGATCGTGCGGATCGATGGCGACGATCGCGACGCCATGATCTCCCTCGCCCGCCTCTACGGCCTCTCCAACCAGACGGAGAAGGCCGAGGCCATCCTCAAGAAGGTGCTGGGCCTCGATCCGACTTCAGAGCAGGCCTTGCAGCAACTCTCCGCCATCTATATCGAGCAGAAAAGATATGACGATGCCGTCAAGCTATTGAAAGAGGCCGCGCCACAGGCTGATTCCCCGCTGATCTATGCCGCGCTCGGCCGTGCCTACGAGCAGATGAAAGATACCGCGCGGGCAGTGGAGGCTTTCGAAAAAGCGATCGAGGCCGATCCGGCAAACGCCGAATACCGGCGCAGCCTCGGCCAGCTCTATCTGGAGGAAGAAAAGTTGGATCTTGCCCTCGCCCAATATCAGGCGGCCTTGAAGGTTGAGCCGGAAGATCCGCAAGCCTATTTGCGGCTTTCGCAGATCTATCGCGCTCAGAAAAAATTTGACCTGGCGGCGAGCGCGCTCCAGCAAGCAAAGACTCTGGCGCCCGACAGCCTGGAGGTGCTTTATAACGAAGCTTCGCTGGAGGAGGATCAAGGCCAATTTGAGAAGGCCATTCTCAGGTTGACGGAACTGGTCGCCTCCGAACGGAACCGGGTGCAGCGCGGGGGCGGCGGCAAGGATCGGCTGGTGTTGTTGCTCGAGCGCCTGGGGTTTCTCTATCGCCAGGTGGAAGATTACGCCACGGCGATCCATACCTTTCGTGAGGCGGTGGCGATCGCGGAAGGGGAAGAGGCGGTCCGCGCCCGGAACTTGCTGGCCGACACGCTGCGCCTGGATCGCCAGATTGACCAGGCCGTTGCCGAGGCTCAAGCTGCCGCCGCAAAATTTTCCGATAACCGCGCCACCGCCATCATGGTGGGAACGCTTTTGGGCGAGCGCGGCGACACCGACCAGGCCGTGGCCGAGCTCAGGAAGCTTCTCAAAGGCGATGCCACCGACCGCGAGATTCATCTCTCCATGGGCCAGGTGCTGGAACGCGGGAAGCGCTACGCCGAAGCTGAGGAGGCAGTGCGGGCGGCAGAAAAGCTCGCTGCCAAGCCTCAAGATCAGGAATACGTCTTCTTCCTTCTCGGCGCCATCTACGAGCGATCAAAAAAATATGACCTCGCCGAAGAAAGTTTCAAGAAGGTTCTGGCTATCAATTCCAAGAGCGCCGGCACTCTCAATTACCTGGGTTATTCCTGGGCCGATCGAGGCGTTCGGCTCCAGGAAGCGCTCAGCCTGATCCAGAAAGCAGTCGAGCTCGAGCCTTTCAACGGCGCCTACCTCGACAGCCTCGGTTGGGTCTATTTTCGTCTGCACCGGCTGGATCTGGCCGAAGAATATCTGCGGAGGGCAGCGGCGCGCATCAGCCGCGACCCAACCATCCACGTGCATCTCGGCGACGTCTATTTCAAGACCGGGCGCATGGAGCTGGCTCAGCGCGAGTGGGAGCGCGCCACCGAGGAGTGGCGGCGGTCGCTCAGGCCGGATTTCGATG